gctctttaaaaaacatttttaaaaaaatatataacatcTCTGAAAGTTTGGTCATTTGTTCCTTGATCAATATCCACAGAGTGATTTCTCAGGTCAGCAGAAGTTTTTCAGAAACGAGACAACCCCTGAGACAGGGGCTGTTTTCCAACCATTAGACCCCACAGCCTCTGCCCACAGCTCAGAGCGCTCGCCAGTCAATGGGCTCCTTGCCGGATTTCTTCAGCAATTCATTCGTCTTCGAGAAGTGGCGACAGCCGAAAAACCCTCTGTTGACAGAGAGAGGCGAGGGATGAACCGTCTGCAGGACGTGGTGGCGTTTCTGTAAAGCATTAGAGGAAACCGCTCGTTAAGATTTGCATGTTTTCAGCTCCCTGGACAAGGCTGGCTGCGTCTGCCCCCACCACGCAGGTGTCATTTCCTCTCTACACCTCCTCAGCCACCAGCCTCAGGACCCAAAAAACGGGTCATGAGGACCAAGACTTTTATCCCACTGAGCAGAGGAGGATGGACTACGTCAAGCAACAGTAACACCCTGGCCGTTTTTCAATTGCTGTAATCCTAACAACAAATTCCATACTTATTCATGAgctttttcctagaaaaaaaaacccagctctgtCCTGAACTGGAGGCTTTTCTGACAACAGAAGGTTACACTTGCTCCACTTTTATTGCTTAATTCTGGCAAAAGGCTAAGCTGGAAGAGAAGGGCGACTAAATTTGACAGCACAGTTCAAGCAGGGAGAAACCCCCAATTCCGTAAGGGAGGTGCCCTCTAGTGTCCAcccaatgaaggaaaaaaattagcgAGGGGGAGGAGATGAGGAGGAGTAACCTGTACCCGGTCAATGGAGCTGCCTTTCCGCTGGGCGTAGGCGCCCCACAGCATGAAGACAACCCCGTGCAAGTTCTTGTTGAGCCAGGACACCACCACGTCCGTGAactgctcccagccccgctccttgTGGGAGGTGGCCTGGTGAGCTCGCACCGTCAGGACAGCGTTGAGCAGGAGCACTCCTaccaaaaaacaaagcagacGGATGGAGGGTGAAGCAGGATCGAGCGTtaattgctttttccccctcttcccctgaGAAATGATAAATTAGATTTTCATTCTAAGGTACCTGCTAAGCGACAAGCgctcagaatttattttctttcacagatgGCCTGTTTCCAACCATGAGGTTTTTCTCTAGCCAGACTTCTTCATGACACATTACTAGAGCGTCTTTTAACTCACCTTGCTTCGCCCAGCCAGTTAAATCCCCGTGACCAGGATGAGTGAAGCCTTCAATATCTGTAGACAGTTCTTTGTAAATATTCTCCAAGCTGCAAACAAAAACATCAGAAGATTTTAAATACGCATGCTTAACGATAAGAGCAAACAGCACCACTTACTGCTATTACGCTAAACAAGAAGAGTACCGATTTTAATCTTATCGCTTAAGATGATAAAGCCATTTGTAGAAGCAGGGTAACAAGCACCTATCCAGGCACACAAAGGAGGAAGCTTAATGAGAAGGTCTCAGCACaactgaaaatgcaaatttaTGTCCCGTATGCTCTTCAGAGTATCAAACTATACAGAATTATCCAAAATTTTGCAGTGATGCTTTTTTCTAGGCAATACGCAACTCAAATTTCAGCAGTCGCAACACGCGTCCTACCACTTAGCTGATTCACAGCCATAATTAACAGGGAACTGCAAAAAATTTGTAAAGAAAAGGGATTTTGCAAATTGAGCGCTGTCATACCTGGGAGGAGGTGGAACAGGCTTCTGGACACTGAAACAGAGCCCATGAGCTTGATTAGGTCCATGATACGGATCTTGTCCCAGAATGACAACCTTTACCTGAAAGCAGACCTTTGTTAGCACTGAATTATAATCAGTATTATTCGCataagaggggagaaaaaaaaaaggcttataaaTGACCTTCACcctaaaacaaacacacagaaaaaaccccaaaccccagaaacTGAAGATCAATCACTGGCATCTCATTATAAACAAGTTAGAGAACACAGTCCCGCCCTAACAGTAAGGATTAACGTCACTACAGCTTTGCTGCTAAGATCATGAAGATATTTTGAGTGCAAAAGACCAACGTTTTCTAAGAGCCGCAATAAAACACCTTGTGAAGGCATTTTCCAAGTAGATTTCCTCATGTTTTAGTTTTATGCCACACTTGCTGCCATGTTTTTGACGTGGCTTATTGGCAGTGAGATTACCTTAATcactatctttcttttttttaattatagttcACTACACAGCAATTAAAAAAGCGATGCAAAAGATCCAAAAATTAAGTGCTACATTAGTTTggtaacacaggaaaaaaggccaaaagtCCAACTAAAGTTTTGAAGGAAATTCTGTGGCCAGTGAGagcaataaaacaataaaacagtgTTTCAGTATCAGAGATGAAAGAGAAGCCAGGATTTACAAGTTAGGAGAGAGAAACAACAGCATCCACCTCACATGGGATGAAGCTTAAGGGACCAAACATCGAATTAAGGTGTTTGTGCACTCAACCGTGTGTTTTCAGCGTTTTAGATGCACCAGCAGCTGGTGGGAcccccctcacctctccccagGCTCTACTCACATCCCTGATGTCACACATCTGCGTCCAGGTGAAGACTTGGTCGGGGGGTGGGTAGACCGTGTAGCGTTTCCTCTCTTCTGCTACAAACGCCATCAGCTGAGGGGGGAAaatcggggcagggggggttcaGCCCAGGGACAGCGGgcagcagccccgccgcccgggaAGAGCCCGCCTCGCTCACCTCCACGAAGTATGGCTTCGAGAACTCCCCGGCCAGCTGCCGCCGCCAGCTCTCCCCGAAGCCCGGGGGGACATTGCGCTCGGCCAGCCGCTGCCGCGCCGCCTCCTTGTTCTTGCGGATCCGCTCCAACTGCTCGGGGCTCAGCAGCGAGGCCTTGCCCGTCTCATCTCCCGCCGCCTTCGCCTTCTTCACGGCGCTGACCTGGAAGGGGCGAGCGAAGAGGCGGCTGCAGTGCAGGCGGGGGGCGACGCGGCCCACCCACAGGCCCAGCAGCGGCAGCAGAAGGACCGCCATGGCCTCGCCGCGCCCCGCCCTCCGCGGGGCGGCCGCGCACACGCGGGTATTTCGCGGCAAAACAACAACGGGCCCGCCCCCATTGGCCACCGCGCCAAACCAGCCCCACCCACAAGCGGGAAGCCTAAACCCATTGGTTAACGGGAAGAACACGCTCCTCCCTACTGGCTCGCCGCAGCCGGCGGAGAGCCGCTCTGCCTAGCAACCGTGACGCGGCGGCGGCTCCCAGCGCCCATtgggcggcggcggagcgcggcctCGATTAGCAGCTCAGTCAGGCGTGACAGGAGCGCGGGGTTTTTGGAAGCAGCCGGGTGGCGCGTGGCTTCCCCACCCCACCAACGGCCACCAACGGCTGCCAAGCGCCGCAAGACCCCCCTTCTCCACAGCCGCGAGACACCCCCCCTTCCACAGCCACCAGCCCGCCGTTCGTCAGCCCTCCCTGCCCCTACAGGGCCGCCGGCGCCCCCGACCCCCCTTTCGCTACCTCCTCATCGCTGCCCGCCTCCGGAGAGCGGCTGCGCTTCTTCGCCGGCGCGGCGCTGAAGAAGGAGTGCAGCGTCTTCTGTCCGatcatggcggcggcggcggagcgggcgaGGGGCAGCGGTGAGGGGCGGCAGAGCTGAGGGGCAGCAGCGGTCCGGCACCGGGCGGGTGGGCGGGGTGACGATTTGGCGCCAAAAGCGCGCGCGTGCGCAGGGGCGGGGCCTGCTCATGAGAGGGCGGTGTGGGCACGCCCTGCGCGTGCGTGTTGGCCCCGCtcgattccccccccccccccccccttccctccgtGGCCTCTGAGGGGATTCCCGCCGACACAGCTCGGTCTCGCCGCCGGGAGGAGGCGACCGTGCTGAGGCGGGTGTCCCCGCCGCTGTCGGTGTCTCTGAGCGGCGGCCGATGGACAGATACGTGGTTAAACGCCCCCCCggtgaggcggggggcggcgggaagaGGCCGCGGCCAGCGGAGcccgccccggggcagcccccctGGCAGGAGATCCGCGCCGAGGGCCTCAGCTGCGACTACCGCCTCCTCTTCGGCAAGGCCGAGGCTGACGAGATCTTTcagcggctggaggaggaggtggaataCTTCGAAGGTAAGGGCCGCAGGGAGGGCTCGGTTTACAGTCCCCCGGGCCCCCGCCCGGTGAAGTGTTTCCCGGCCCGGCCAAGGCGAGTGCCGGGGTGATTCCGGTggcctgggcagagctgctgggcggTGGGAAGGTTTCTGCAGGCGCCCGGTGTTTGCATAATCCAGCCCTGCCAAGTGAAGTGCGAGCACAGGTCTGGTCCTGTTTTACTTAGCTTGAAGCGCGTGACAAGCGGTTTCATTCACGTTTTAATGTTTGCAGAGAACAGGGCTAGTCCTGGAAGGATGACAGGAGGCTGTTGGTAGATGTAGTATATGAGACATCCCCCGTCACATTAATTCAACAACAGAATATGATGGGGATGCTCATCCCCGTTCGTTGCATTCAGTGGTCATAAAGCAGTGTCGCGCTTGAGAGTTAAGTACTTTGTTAGGACAGAGACACTTGACCACAGATGACAGCTTTTGGGTTGTCATCAGCATCCTCATTTCTGTTGTCCCACAGGAGTTTCACAGACGCTCCAAACCAAGATTGCTGAAACTGTGAACTGCAGAGGTAATACAAAGTTGGTTTTATTCCTTCTCATCTCTTGTTTAAACAGGTGAAATGACGAAATTGCATGTGTTTGGCAAATGGCATCACATTCCAAGGAAGCAGGTAACCTATGGAGATCCTGAGTTAACATACGCTTATTCAGGCGTTACCTTTTCTCCTAAGCCATGGATACCAGTTCTCAACCGTATCAGAGACCGCATCGCTTTGGACACAGGACacacttttaattttgttctcattAACAGGTATGTCTGATCTCTGATTGCATCAAGCAGCTTGttcaaatgaaaaattgcttGTGCAATGCTACTGACAGATCATTGACAAATTGGTTTACATTCCTTTAATTAGATTGGTAGAAGAACTAATTAATCTGTTCTGTGTACAGATATAAAGATGGTGGGGACCACATAGGTGAACATCGAGATGATGAGAGGGAACTGGTTCCACGCAGTCCTATTGCCTCTGTGTCCTTTGGAGCTTGCAGGGACTTTGTTTTCAGGCACTGTGATTCCAGAGGGAAAAACGCAACGCGCCACATCAAGCCCATCAAACTGCAGCTGGCCCACGGCAGCCTGCTGATGATGAAGTACCCCACCAACGTGTATTGGTACCACAGCCTGCCCATCCGCAAGAGAGTACTTGCCCCAAGAATCAACCTCACGTTTCGGAAAGTGATGGCTATAGCCAAGAAGTGAATTATACAGCAATCAAGCACCTTTTGACTCTGAAAACAGGAGCTTTCTTCCCCAACATAACTGTCAAATTCTCACTCAAACACTGTCTTTGATGATCCAAGGAACCAGATGAGCAAATTAAACTAGGAGAGGAGATAGTCTACTTGGTAACTTGCTAATAAAGACTGCAACTACTGATTTTAAATGCCAAGAATCCTTTCTCTCTGAAATGTTGCTGTAGTCCTGCCGATACATACATTTTCAATGAGTAATATCCTTGGCTTTGCTCAGGAGGAGGTCTGTTCTCAACTGATCTTAATCTGGCCAGTTTTCCAAAAAGATCAAATTACTCTATATCCTTCAGATCCCAATGAAACAGTTTATAAATACTACAAAGTACAAGACGTAATCATTTACAGTGAGCCTGAAAGCTGATACTGTTCAACAGGTGACACTTCCATGTATGCTCTGTCGATGAGCTATGAATTGcgtgtttttaaaatgtaaaatacaagtGAGACTGACATGAAAAGGAGGAGCACTGAGATATGAATATAGAGAGCGTGACATGGCTGGCTGCATGTTTTAGTGTCACTATGACTTTTGCCTGCTTATGTTCCTCTGCTGCTCTACTTCTGCGGGAGACTGGGTTCTTTTGGTCAGTGGcgtggtggggcaggaggaagcatGAGGTGCTACCACACAGGGCAAGGGCCCCCTCTTTCCTTTGTACAGAAACCATAAGATGACCTCTTGGGGAGAGACTGGGTTGGACCATTTATGCAGACAATGCAGCGTGAAAGGCTACAACTTCTGAGAGTGTCTGTTTTTCTAAATAATCACCTGTAGGGATTCCATTCTGACTACCTGAAAGCCATCACCTTCCATCCTGGCAGTGAATCCTGATGAAATGAGGAAAGGCTGTTCAAAGTCACCGACAGGTCTTGAGGAATCAAGCAATGGTAAGTACTGAGCGAGAATGTGAACTGATCCCCGTGTAACCAGGGTACAAGCATCTGAATTAATGATGGGCTCTATCCTTCAGCAGTAGGTCCATTAGGGCTATGTCTGTTTAGATGATTTGGAGTTGGTACTTGCCACCCTCTGCCACTACCAGAACATGCTATATATAGTGTGAATTGCTCCTGCGTGAATGCTTCTTATCCAGAGAATGTTAAGTGCTGCTTCCATTGGATATATCAAACGTGGTTTGGCTTATAGCTTGGCCTTTGTTTCAAGACATAACCACACAAGAACAGCTACTTTCTCTAATAAGTTTATTCTTTTATTGCTACTGTACAGTTACAAAAATACCCTGAAGTGAAAACACAACTTCAAACAGCAGTGCAGTGGTTTGGctataatataattttttaaataatgcacaaaATAAGACCAGAATAATCCAAACACAGAGATGTCATCATGGAGGTCTTAcctagtgtttttttttcaccttttacattttattaacACCACCTCCACCACAGGAAGCTTGTAAGTAACAGCATTTGATGAGCCTCATATGCCTGTGCAGAGCCCAATGACTTCAAAAGGTGAGGGTTGGGTGGCAAACATCTGCAGAGGTCTTTGATGCTCACAGTAGGCTGGGAGCATCCAGCGCAGCTCAGGACCAGGACCAAGGTGCTGACACTTTACTTCCTTCCTCACACTGAGGGCTAAGCCAAGACCACCTGCTCCTTCCTAACAGTGAAAACTAGAACAAATGCTGACTACTCCACCCTCATCTTTATAGCCCTTGAGGAAGCTTTCGGAGGAAATCTGCAGCTGAGTGAAATTGAGCAGTTTATCGGTGTTGGTACAGCAACTGTGCGTTCATTCTCATCAAACCAGTCCCTGTTGGAAAGCAGCTctatgcaaaacaaaaacagatggaACACGCAAGCTTGCAGTAGTATGTGGCTTTCCGTCCCTGTTACGAGCTGATAAATTTAAGACTTAGCCTATTGTGTGCGTATGTTCTGACCCACCTCCAGCATTACTGCTTTCTAAACAAAGTGACCTGTTCAGATGAACTTCtcaaaaattcagttaaaaactAAACAGACCCTGTTGAGAATAGATATTGCAGAATATACGTTGCTGGCAGTGGAAATGTTTTGAAGTTCTGAGGTACAAATGGTAGACCTGCTGAAGCCCGAtgctttgcatgtttttctttagATGACATCCAGCACTGCTTTATAGAGCTCCTGCTGCACATCTGTGCTGCCCAGAACAGAGGGTTCTCACCTTCTCCAAGTCAATGGCCGGGgcatttttggcatttttcatccttctaggttgtttgttttgtttgtttttcttgcttttccatcACTTAAAATAGAAAGGTTAAAACCATGATACTGCTAGCCTAGCACAGACAGGGAGACTTCTCAGGAACTAGTATATCAGTGGATTTATAAAGACTATTTTATGTGCTATGAGCATTACTTGGAGCAGGAATTGTGATCCATGCTCTGGAATGATCAGCTGTGTAAATAGTTTTGCATATACATCCATTACCACTCCTGGTTTGGCTGGTTTTGAGCCTTCCATTAAGGAACTCTGAATGCCTATGAGCTTTGGGCAGCAATATGAATACATGAGGTACAAAGTTGCCCTAAAAAACTATTAAGACAGTTGTTACCATTTGAAAACGTAGTTGCTGTTTTACACTGAAAAAGCTTGTCTGatagaaaagagataaaaatagcCTACATACTTTATTCCTGGTAATTTCAAAGCAGTCAAAAGGATaaattttgctgcttctccctccGTGCTTTGTTTGGGACTTCTTTTTTTACATGTCAAACAATCTAG
This Chroicocephalus ridibundus chromosome 13, bChrRid1.1, whole genome shotgun sequence DNA region includes the following protein-coding sequences:
- the ALKBH2 gene encoding DNA oxidative demethylase ALKBH2 isoform X1, with amino-acid sequence MDRYVVKRPPGEAGGGGKRPRPAEPAPGQPPWQEIRAEGLSCDYRLLFGKAEADEIFQRLEEEVEYFEGEMTKLHVFGKWHHIPRKQVTYGDPELTYAYSGVTFSPKPWIPVLNRIRDRIALDTGHTFNFVLINRYKDGGDHIGEHRDDERELVPRSPIASVSFGACRDFVFRHCDSRGKNATRHIKPIKLQLAHGSLLMMKYPTNVYWYHSLPIRKRVLAPRINLTFRKVMAIAKK
- the UNG gene encoding uracil-DNA glycosylase isoform X1; amino-acid sequence: MAVLLLPLLGLWVGRVAPRLHCSRLFARPFQVSAVKKAKAAGDETGKASLLSPEQLERIRKNKEAARQRLAERNVPPGFGESWRRQLAGEFSKPYFVELMAFVAEERKRYTVYPPPDQVFTWTQMCDIRDVKVVILGQDPYHGPNQAHGLCFSVQKPVPPPPSLENIYKELSTDIEGFTHPGHGDLTGWAKQGVLLLNAVLTVRAHQATSHKERGWEQFTDVVVSWLNKNLHGVVFMLWGAYAQRKGSSIDRKRHHVLQTVHPSPLSVNRGFFGCRHFSKTNELLKKSGKEPIDWRAL
- the ALKBH2 gene encoding DNA oxidative demethylase ALKBH2 isoform X2, producing MDRYVVKRPPGEAGGGGKRPRPAEPAPGQPPWQEIRAEGLSCDYRLLFGKAEADEIFQRLEEEVEYFEGEMTKLHVFGKWHHIPRKQI
- the UNG gene encoding uracil-DNA glycosylase isoform X2 — translated: MIGQKTLHSFFSAAPAKKRSRSPEAGSDEEVSAVKKAKAAGDETGKASLLSPEQLERIRKNKEAARQRLAERNVPPGFGESWRRQLAGEFSKPYFVELMAFVAEERKRYTVYPPPDQVFTWTQMCDIRDVKVVILGQDPYHGPNQAHGLCFSVQKPVPPPPSLENIYKELSTDIEGFTHPGHGDLTGWAKQGVLLLNAVLTVRAHQATSHKERGWEQFTDVVVSWLNKNLHGVVFMLWGAYAQRKGSSIDRKRHHVLQTVHPSPLSVNRGFFGCRHFSKTNELLKKSGKEPIDWRAL